A window from Halococcus salifodinae DSM 8989 encodes these proteins:
- a CDS encoding zinc ribbon domain-containing protein, translating into MVSESGGDRGCPKCGHTETDVGEISTTGGGLSKMFDIQTNSFKVVSCVNCGYSELYRDTTSGSSDIVDVFLG; encoded by the coding sequence ATGGTTTCCGAATCCGGCGGTGACCGCGGGTGTCCGAAATGTGGCCACACCGAGACCGATGTCGGCGAGATCTCGACGACCGGCGGCGGCCTCTCAAAGATGTTCGACATCCAGACGAACAGTTTCAAGGTCGTTTCCTGTGTGAACTGTGGGTACTCGGAGCTCTACCGTGACACGACCTCGGGCTCCAGCGACATCGTCGACGTCTTCCTCGGATGA
- a CDS encoding DNA polymerase sliding clamp, which yields MFNAIVSAGTLGTALDSVSVLVEECKIHLNDDGIAIRAVDPANVGMVDLTLSEAAFESYEADGGVIGVNLSRLQDIAGMASSDDLVHLELDEETRKLHISIDGLEYTLALIDPDSIRQEPDIPDLDLPATIVLEGRDIDRAVTAADMVSDHIALGVNEDDEQFYVDAEGDTDDVHFELDRDDLIDLTAGPAHSLYSLDYLKDMNKAIPSNAEVTLDLGEEFPVKFHFDIAEAEGSVTFMLAPRIQSD from the coding sequence ATGTTCAACGCCATCGTGAGCGCCGGGACGCTCGGAACGGCTCTCGATTCGGTGAGCGTCCTGGTCGAGGAGTGTAAGATCCATCTCAACGACGACGGGATCGCCATCCGAGCGGTGGATCCCGCGAACGTCGGGATGGTCGACCTCACGCTCTCTGAAGCGGCCTTCGAGTCCTACGAGGCCGACGGTGGCGTGATCGGCGTCAATCTCTCGCGACTCCAGGACATCGCCGGGATGGCCAGCTCCGACGACCTCGTGCATCTCGAACTCGACGAGGAGACCCGCAAGCTCCACATCTCGATCGACGGCCTCGAATACACGCTCGCGCTGATCGATCCCGACTCCATTCGCCAGGAGCCCGACATCCCCGATCTCGATCTTCCCGCGACGATCGTGCTCGAAGGGCGGGACATCGACCGCGCGGTGACGGCCGCGGACATGGTGAGCGATCACATCGCGCTCGGCGTGAACGAGGACGACGAACAGTTCTACGTCGACGCCGAGGGCGACACCGACGACGTCCACTTCGAGCTCGACCGCGACGACCTCATCGATCTCACCGCCGGCCCGGCGCACTCGCTGTACAGCCTCGACTACCTGAAGGACATGAACAAGGCGATCCCGAGCAACGCCGAGGTCACGCTCGATCTCGGCGAGGAGTTCCCCGTGAAGTTCCACTTCGACATCGCCGAGGCCGAGGGCTCGGTCACGTTCATGCTCGCGCCGCGGATCCAGTCGGACTGA
- a CDS encoding protein sorting system archaetidylserine decarboxylase, whose protein sequence is MRIASHAWRYAAPAFVLAPVAGLLSPIAGVAALALAGLVLVFHRDPERQVPSSGIVAPADGRVSVVRREGEQLRVGIYMGVSDVHVNRAPLAGTVEAVTHSPGANRPAFSKDSDRNENVVIDCGAFSIVQIAGAFARRIHPAVEPGDEIARGERIGHISFGSRVDVVFPEGIERADLDVRKGERVVAGETVLAEYEEAIAERGVQRRASRE, encoded by the coding sequence ATGCGGATCGCGTCCCACGCGTGGCGGTACGCCGCGCCGGCGTTCGTCCTCGCGCCAGTCGCGGGCCTGCTCTCGCCCATTGCGGGCGTGGCGGCGCTCGCGCTCGCCGGCCTCGTGCTCGTCTTCCATCGTGATCCCGAGCGGCAGGTGCCGTCGTCGGGGATCGTCGCGCCCGCCGACGGTCGAGTGTCGGTCGTGCGCCGGGAGGGCGAGCAGTTGCGCGTCGGGATCTACATGGGCGTGAGCGATGTCCACGTGAACCGCGCGCCGCTTGCGGGCACGGTCGAGGCGGTGACACACTCTCCAGGCGCAAACCGACCGGCGTTTTCGAAGGACTCCGACCGCAACGAGAACGTCGTGATCGACTGCGGCGCGTTCTCGATCGTCCAGATCGCCGGCGCGTTCGCGCGGCGAATCCATCCCGCGGTCGAACCGGGCGACGAGATCGCGCGCGGCGAGCGGATCGGTCACATCAGCTTCGGGAGCCGGGTCGACGTCGTGTTTCCCGAGGGGATCGAACGCGCGGACCTCGACGTACGGAAGGGCGAGCGCGTCGTCGCCGGCGAAACGGTGCTCGCCGAATACGAGGAAGCGATCGCCGAGCGGGGAGTGCAACGGCGCGCGTCCCGGGAGTAG
- a CDS encoding DUF7472 family protein, giving the protein MERETFVEAAVSTTAVALFLVAIVAVGLVYPNLEGAGGFALVGSLVFFVVVMVTTGYWLSRQ; this is encoded by the coding sequence ATGGAACGGGAGACGTTCGTCGAGGCTGCCGTCTCTACCACTGCGGTCGCGCTGTTTCTCGTGGCCATCGTGGCCGTCGGTCTGGTGTATCCGAACCTCGAGGGCGCGGGCGGGTTCGCGCTGGTCGGGAGTCTCGTCTTCTTCGTGGTGGTGATGGTGACGACTGGGTACTGGCTCTCGAGGCAGTAG
- a CDS encoding SWIM zinc finger family protein, producing MTHTRNTPVSRKQSLAPDLDAMADRAARAWRERMAVGSLGGGRYVVESESGATYIVSLPESRCSCPDHSIRGERCKHRRRVAIEVTEGRVPPPGFRAADCLACGHETFVPDAVRLPLCPTCGFESGDRVRDRETGDLLTVVETTDHRADEVEITATDSTVAAHPTNRAYDPAEPVVEAVYPGSERRYSFPRSRLVRRPRAASAGDSSPTATG from the coding sequence ATGACACACACTCGAAACACACCCGTGTCACGAAAGCAGTCACTCGCCCCCGATCTCGACGCGATGGCCGATCGGGCAGCCCGCGCGTGGCGCGAACGCATGGCGGTCGGATCGCTCGGCGGCGGTCGGTACGTCGTCGAGAGCGAGAGCGGTGCGACCTACATCGTCTCGCTCCCCGAGAGCCGGTGCTCGTGTCCCGACCATTCGATCCGTGGCGAGCGGTGCAAACACCGCCGTCGGGTCGCGATCGAGGTGACCGAGGGACGGGTCCCACCACCCGGATTCCGCGCCGCTGACTGTCTCGCCTGTGGCCATGAGACGTTCGTTCCCGACGCGGTCCGACTCCCGCTCTGTCCCACCTGCGGGTTCGAGTCCGGCGATCGGGTCCGCGACCGCGAGACCGGCGATCTGCTCACCGTGGTCGAAACCACCGATCACCGGGCCGACGAAGTGGAGATCACGGCCACCGACTCGACCGTCGCGGCCCACCCGACGAATCGTGCGTACGACCCCGCAGAGCCGGTGGTCGAAGCCGTCTATCCCGGTAGCGAGCGCCGGTACTCGTTCCCCCGCTCGCGGCTCGTCCGCCGGCCACGGGCCGCGAGCGCTGGCGACTCTTCACCTACCGCGACCGGGTGA
- a CDS encoding DUF7384 family protein, whose protein sequence is MDEPNPARVVADADVLAADLLVGGPARDALDLVRSHSWVDLVASDPLLDDCEAIVATLADADLAAAHRDKLAALRLRVTHPEDDHPAIASAAAGDAAHVLSFDDRLQGATVGVEIRSHVATSVKAPAAFARLFDPERLWPVVGDGEYPGPDRDPRA, encoded by the coding sequence ATGGATGAGCCGAATCCGGCACGGGTGGTCGCCGACGCCGACGTGCTCGCGGCAGACCTCCTCGTCGGTGGCCCCGCACGCGACGCGCTCGATCTCGTCCGGAGCCACTCGTGGGTCGATCTCGTCGCCAGCGACCCGCTGCTCGACGACTGTGAGGCGATCGTTGCGACACTCGCCGACGCCGACCTCGCCGCCGCCCACCGCGACAAGCTCGCCGCCCTCCGGCTGCGCGTCACCCATCCCGAGGACGATCATCCTGCGATTGCGTCGGCGGCCGCAGGCGACGCCGCTCACGTCCTCTCGTTCGACGATCGCCTCCAGGGGGCCACGGTCGGCGTCGAGATCCGCTCGCACGTCGCCACCAGCGTCAAAGCGCCCGCCGCCTTCGCCCGCCTGTTCGATCCCGAGCGGCTGTGGCCGGTGGTCGGCGACGGCGAGTATCCAGGCCCGGACCGCGATCCGCGGGCATAG
- a CDS encoding GNAT family N-acetyltransferase, with the protein MYVRPATSEDRVALPALHTAAVEAFGPDSYDADEVRAWAKADDRSPDDYNVAAPNEHFTVAVRDGEVAGFGHLVLDLGEIHAVYVHPDHAGHGVGSALLAELEGYARGRGCSTLVLQSSLNAVGFYEQAGYERVCEGESPGGLAVVEMRKEL; encoded by the coding sequence ATGTACGTCCGTCCCGCGACCAGCGAGGACCGCGTCGCGCTACCCGCCCTCCACACCGCCGCCGTCGAGGCGTTCGGTCCCGATAGCTACGACGCCGACGAGGTCCGGGCGTGGGCGAAGGCCGACGATCGCTCGCCCGACGATTACAATGTCGCTGCCCCGAACGAACACTTCACCGTCGCGGTTCGTGACGGCGAGGTCGCGGGGTTCGGCCACCTCGTCCTCGATTTGGGCGAGATTCACGCGGTCTACGTTCATCCCGACCACGCGGGCCACGGCGTCGGGAGCGCACTACTTGCCGAGTTAGAGGGGTACGCCCGCGGACGGGGCTGTTCGACGCTCGTCCTCCAGTCGTCGCTGAACGCGGTCGGGTTCTACGAGCAGGCGGGCTACGAGCGAGTTTGCGAAGGCGAGAGTCCAGGCGGGTTGGCGGTCGTGGAGATGCGCAAGGAGCTGTGA
- a CDS encoding non-canonical purine NTP pyrophosphatase, with product MLRYVTTNEGKVAEAREYLDDVSALEFDYTEIQSDSLADIAARGAREAHAHAGEPVIVDDAGLFVDALGGFPGPYSSYVEDTVGIEAVGRLAERERDEGEDDRAAFRCVIAYCDGEEFTASPDPVDRGDRVTAAATGPDEGADDGSSSSGPPVKLFEGVVRGRIVEPRGDGGFGYDPIFEHDGTTMAEMSTVEKNAISHRGRALAKFGEWYHERSE from the coding sequence GTGCTCCGCTACGTCACCACCAACGAGGGGAAGGTCGCCGAGGCCCGCGAGTATCTCGACGACGTGTCGGCGCTCGAATTCGACTACACCGAGATCCAGAGCGACAGCCTCGCCGACATCGCTGCGCGGGGCGCGCGCGAGGCCCACGCCCACGCCGGCGAACCGGTGATCGTCGACGACGCCGGCCTGTTCGTGGATGCGCTCGGTGGGTTTCCGGGCCCGTACTCCTCGTACGTCGAGGACACGGTCGGGATCGAGGCCGTCGGGCGACTCGCCGAACGCGAGCGTGACGAAGGAGAGGACGATCGGGCGGCCTTCCGGTGTGTGATCGCGTACTGCGATGGCGAAGAGTTCACCGCCAGCCCCGACCCCGTCGATCGGGGCGACCGCGTGACTGCGGCCGCGACGGGCCCCGACGAGGGCGCAGACGACGGCAGCAGTTCGAGCGGCCCGCCGGTCAAACTGTTCGAGGGCGTGGTCCGCGGGCGGATCGTCGAACCGCGTGGCGACGGCGGGTTCGGCTACGATCCGATCTTCGAGCACGACGGCACGACGATGGCGGAGATGAGTACCGTGGAGAAAAACGCGATCTCGCATCGTGGGCGTGCGCTGGCGAAGTTCGGGGAGTGGTATCATGAACGAAGTGAATGA
- a CDS encoding DUF5808 domain-containing protein has protein sequence MADRPSSGEIFGIPYNFERPSLGRMLSAYWQPGEEMLVEKPFGVGYTLNLANWRSWIALAVVAALLAQESRSEDEADEADEADEEPVEVVVD, from the coding sequence ATGGCCGACAGACCATCGTCGGGCGAGATCTTCGGAATCCCGTACAACTTCGAGCGACCCAGCCTCGGGCGGATGCTTTCGGCGTACTGGCAGCCCGGCGAGGAGATGCTGGTCGAGAAGCCGTTCGGGGTCGGTTACACCCTGAACCTCGCCAACTGGCGGTCGTGGATCGCGCTCGCCGTCGTCGCCGCGCTGCTCGCCCAGGAGAGCCGGAGCGAGGACGAAGCGGACGAAGCAGACGAGGCCGACGAGGAGCCGGTCGAGGTCGTGGTCGACTGA
- a CDS encoding bifunctional N(6)-L-threonylcarbamoyladenine synthase/serine/threonine protein kinase produces the protein MRVLGIEGTAWAASAACYDTATDEVSIETDAYLPESGGIHPREAAEHMREAIPDVVETALDEQGKPIDAVAFSRGPGLGPCLRIAGTAARALAGSLDVPLVGVNHMLAHAEIGRHRSGFDSPVCLNASGANAHVLGYTNGRYRILGETTDTGVGNALDKFTRHVGWSHPGGPKIERAAAEGEYVDLPYVVTGMDFSFSGIMSAAKAAVDEGTPVEDVCFSLQETVFGMLTEVAERALSLTRSSELVLGGGVGQNARLREMLTAMCEARGAEFFAPEARFLQDNAGMIAVLGAKMAAAGDTIAIADSRVDSGFRPDEVPVTWREDRGGRGAIEERRNDAAREIGSADAYQGAEATVEIAGDRVVKRRHPKAYRHPELDERLRRDRIVQEARLTSAARREGVPTPVVHDVDTHEAALTLEHVGECDLREIVEASEDDSDATAATAATARGERAVRTVAGHLATLHAAGFVHGDPTTRNVRVSDPLASGGGDEGDRNTDEGLTYLIDFGLGYHTDSVEDYAMDCHVFERSLDGTAAAPDPLRAAFEEGYGEVGSPDVLDRLREIEGRGRYQ, from the coding sequence ATGCGCGTGCTCGGCATCGAGGGCACCGCGTGGGCCGCGAGCGCGGCGTGCTACGACACCGCGACCGACGAGGTGTCGATCGAGACTGACGCCTACCTCCCGGAGAGCGGCGGTATTCACCCGCGCGAGGCCGCCGAGCACATGCGCGAGGCGATTCCCGACGTGGTCGAGACGGCGCTCGACGAACAGGGAAAACCGATCGACGCGGTCGCGTTCTCGCGGGGGCCCGGGCTCGGTCCGTGTCTCCGGATCGCCGGGACGGCCGCTCGCGCGCTCGCCGGCTCGCTCGACGTACCGCTCGTTGGCGTGAACCACATGCTCGCTCACGCCGAGATCGGGCGACACCGATCGGGGTTCGATTCTCCCGTGTGTCTGAACGCGAGCGGCGCGAACGCCCACGTCCTCGGCTACACCAACGGGCGCTACCGGATCCTCGGCGAGACCACCGATACGGGGGTTGGCAACGCGCTCGATAAATTCACCCGCCACGTCGGCTGGTCCCATCCCGGCGGACCGAAGATCGAGCGCGCGGCGGCCGAGGGCGAGTACGTCGATCTCCCCTACGTCGTCACCGGGATGGATTTCTCCTTCTCGGGGATCATGAGCGCAGCCAAGGCGGCCGTCGATGAGGGAACCCCCGTCGAAGACGTCTGTTTCTCGCTCCAAGAGACCGTGTTCGGGATGCTGACCGAGGTCGCCGAACGCGCGCTCTCGCTGACGCGCTCGTCCGAACTCGTCCTCGGTGGAGGGGTCGGCCAGAACGCGCGACTCCGAGAGATGCTGACGGCGATGTGCGAGGCGCGCGGTGCGGAGTTCTTCGCGCCCGAAGCACGCTTTCTCCAGGACAACGCCGGGATGATCGCGGTGCTCGGCGCGAAGATGGCTGCCGCGGGCGACACCATCGCGATCGCCGACTCGCGAGTGGATTCGGGATTCAGACCCGACGAGGTTCCCGTGACGTGGCGCGAGGATCGCGGCGGACGCGGGGCCATCGAGGAGCGCCGGAACGACGCGGCGCGCGAGATAGGGAGCGCGGACGCGTACCAGGGTGCCGAGGCCACAGTCGAGATCGCGGGCGACCGCGTGGTGAAACGTCGCCATCCGAAAGCCTACCGTCATCCGGAGCTCGACGAACGGCTGCGTCGCGACCGGATCGTTCAGGAAGCGCGTCTCACGAGCGCAGCGCGGCGCGAAGGCGTGCCGACGCCGGTCGTTCACGATGTCGACACTCACGAAGCGGCGTTGACGCTGGAACACGTTGGCGAGTGTGATCTGCGTGAGATCGTCGAAGCCAGCGAGGACGACTCCGATGCAACTGCCGCAACCGCCGCGACCGCACGCGGCGAGCGGGCAGTACGGACGGTGGCCGGCCATCTCGCAACGCTTCACGCCGCCGGGTTCGTCCACGGCGATCCCACGACGCGGAACGTCCGGGTGAGCGATCCGTTGGCGTCTGGCGGCGGGGACGAAGGGGACCGCAATACGGATGAGGGGCTGACCTACCTGATCGACTTCGGACTCGGCTATCACACCGACAGCGTGGAGGACTACGCGATGGACTGTCACGTGTTCGAGCGGAGCCTCGACGGGACGGCGGCCGCGCCCGATCCGCTCCGGGCGGCCTTCGAGGAGGGCTACGGGGAGGTGGGGAGCCCCGACGTGCTCGATCGGCTCCGCGAGATCGAGGGTCGGGGCAGATACCAGTAA
- a CDS encoding 30S ribosomal protein S27ae, translating into MTRYEIYNDDGTTEREQCPRCGDAFLGSHGDRLHCGRCDYTEWD; encoded by the coding sequence ATGACGCGCTACGAGATCTACAACGACGACGGCACGACCGAGCGCGAGCAGTGTCCCCGGTGTGGCGACGCGTTCCTCGGCTCGCACGGCGACCGGCTCCACTGCGGTCGGTGTGACTACACCGAGTGGGACTGA
- a CDS encoding 30S ribosomal protein S24e, whose amino-acid sequence MDIEIAAEEENPMLHRTDVRFEVSHDEATPSRLSVRDSLAAMLNKDAGEVVIHELDTKFGLRKTLGYAKVYESTEAAHDVEQEYMLERNKISGEDGDDEADVEAGEA is encoded by the coding sequence ATGGACATCGAAATCGCCGCCGAGGAGGAGAACCCCATGCTCCACCGGACGGACGTCCGCTTCGAGGTCAGCCACGACGAAGCCACGCCGTCGCGGCTCTCGGTCCGGGACAGTCTCGCCGCGATGCTCAACAAGGACGCCGGCGAGGTCGTGATCCACGAACTCGACACCAAGTTCGGGCTCCGGAAGACGCTCGGCTACGCGAAGGTGTACGAGTCGACCGAGGCTGCCCACGACGTCGAGCAGGAGTACATGCTCGAACGCAACAAGATCTCGGGCGAGGACGGCGACGACGAGGCCGACGTGGAAGCGGGTGAGGCCTGA
- a CDS encoding aldo/keto reductase: protein MDERELGSMGYGVSEVGLGTWNVGGDWGDVSEDEGRAAIDAAIDEGVTFVDTADVYGDGRSERLIREVLDDRPEDPIVATKAGRRLDPHEAASYTEDNLREFVDRSRENLGVDTLDLLQLHCPPTDAYYRPATFEALDTLADEDRIAGYGVSVERVEEGLKAIEYPGVETIQVICNPFRQRPVERLFDAADRADVGIIVRVPLASGLLTGTIDADDEFPANDHRNFNRDGEAFDVGETFAGVPLEPGVAAVEELRRIVPEERTLAQFALRWILDFDAVSTVIPGSTAPDHIAENVAAAAADPLSHECHGAVRDVYEERIAPHVHQRW, encoded by the coding sequence ATGGACGAACGAGAGCTCGGTTCGATGGGGTACGGCGTTTCCGAAGTGGGGCTCGGCACGTGGAACGTCGGCGGCGACTGGGGCGACGTCTCCGAGGACGAGGGCCGCGCCGCGATCGACGCGGCGATCGACGAGGGCGTGACGTTCGTCGACACCGCCGACGTCTACGGCGACGGCCGGAGCGAGCGCCTCATTCGTGAAGTGCTCGATGACCGACCCGAGGACCCGATCGTGGCGACGAAGGCGGGCCGCCGGCTCGATCCCCACGAGGCCGCGAGCTACACCGAGGACAACCTTCGAGAATTCGTGGATCGCAGCCGTGAGAACCTCGGGGTCGACACGCTCGATCTCCTCCAGCTCCACTGCCCGCCGACCGACGCGTACTATCGGCCGGCGACGTTCGAGGCGCTCGACACGCTCGCCGACGAGGACCGGATCGCGGGCTACGGCGTCAGCGTCGAACGAGTCGAGGAGGGGCTGAAGGCGATCGAGTACCCCGGCGTCGAGACGATCCAGGTCATCTGCAACCCGTTCCGCCAGCGCCCGGTCGAGCGGCTGTTCGACGCGGCCGACCGGGCGGACGTGGGGATCATCGTGCGCGTGCCGCTGGCCTCGGGACTCTTGACCGGAACCATCGACGCCGACGACGAGTTCCCCGCAAACGACCACCGGAACTTCAACCGTGACGGCGAGGCGTTCGACGTCGGCGAGACGTTCGCGGGCGTCCCGCTCGAACCGGGCGTCGCGGCCGTCGAGGAACTCCGGCGGATAGTACCAGAAGAGCGGACGCTGGCGCAGTTCGCGCTCCGGTGGATCCTCGATTTCGATGCAGTCTCGACGGTGATCCCCGGCTCGACCGCACCGGACCACATCGCGGAGAACGTCGCGGCCGCCGCGGCCGACCCGCTGAGCCACGAATGCCACGGCGCAGTCCGGGATGTCTACGAGGAACGAATCGCGCCACACGTCCACCAGCGGTGGTGA
- a CDS encoding GTP-dependent dephospho-CoA kinase family protein produces the protein MPADGDDGTDDPLDSSDKRDDPEPAADDIVLTLPDELRAAFKDPMGPVYTDSDRLRGELGTPVVAVGDVVTRHLTDAGARPDLAVVDWVTERETLPAAERPEIEGYDIRVDVTNPAAVLTGDLLTALREGVERDGTTVIVVDGEEDLVTLPALVAAPTGASVVYGQPGEGMVHVPVDDASSERARDLLAQMDGDHDQVWNALGVESGD, from the coding sequence GTGCCGGCGGACGGCGACGACGGAACCGACGACCCACTGGATTCGAGCGACAAGCGTGACGACCCGGAGCCCGCAGCGGACGACATCGTTCTCACGCTGCCCGACGAGCTACGCGCGGCGTTCAAGGACCCGATGGGCCCCGTCTACACCGATTCGGACCGGCTGCGCGGAGAGCTCGGCACGCCGGTCGTGGCGGTCGGCGACGTCGTCACCCGCCACCTCACCGACGCGGGCGCACGCCCCGATCTCGCGGTCGTCGACTGGGTGACCGAGCGCGAAACGCTCCCGGCGGCCGAGCGGCCCGAGATCGAGGGCTACGACATCCGGGTCGACGTGACGAACCCTGCAGCGGTGCTCACCGGCGACCTCCTGACTGCGCTCCGAGAAGGCGTCGAACGTGACGGAACCACCGTGATCGTGGTCGACGGCGAGGAGGATCTGGTCACGCTTCCGGCGCTCGTGGCGGCTCCGACGGGCGCGAGCGTGGTCTACGGCCAGCCTGGTGAAGGGATGGTCCACGTCCCGGTCGACGACGCGTCGAGCGAGCGGGCACGTGACCTGCTCGCACAGATGGACGGCGATCACGACCAGGTGTGGAACGCGCTCGGCGTCGAGTCGGGCGACTGA
- the spt4 gene encoding transcription elongation factor subunit Spt4 — protein MSDRRVCRECHRVLDSPDQQTCPACGSSSLTEDWAGYVVITHPETSQIAEEMQVTEPGRYALKVR, from the coding sequence ATGTCCGACAGACGCGTATGCCGCGAGTGCCACCGGGTGCTCGACTCGCCCGACCAGCAGACCTGTCCCGCGTGTGGCTCGTCGAGTCTCACCGAGGACTGGGCGGGCTACGTGGTGATCACCCACCCCGAGACCAGCCAGATCGCAGAAGAGATGCAGGTCACCGAACCGGGCCGCTACGCACTGAAGGTCCGGTAA
- a CDS encoding DNA-directed RNA polymerase, whose product MYKRVELTDTIEVPPPLLGDVSPALVKQLLQDKLEGRLDEDVGSVVSVIDVQDIGDGRVLPGRRGHEGSVYYEATFDAVTFDPQMQEVVDGEVVEIVNFGAFVGIGPIDGLLHVSQISDEYLAFDEENQQLASRESDQTLGVGDAVRARIVTKSIDERNPRDSKIGLTAKQVGLGKHGWLREKRAPAAGE is encoded by the coding sequence ATGTACAAACGAGTCGAACTCACGGACACGATCGAGGTACCGCCACCCCTGCTCGGCGACGTTTCGCCGGCGCTGGTGAAACAACTGCTTCAGGACAAGCTCGAAGGCCGGCTCGACGAGGACGTGGGCAGCGTCGTCAGCGTGATCGACGTCCAGGACATCGGCGACGGCCGCGTGCTGCCGGGCCGGCGCGGCCACGAGGGCTCGGTCTACTACGAGGCGACGTTCGACGCGGTCACGTTCGACCCCCAGATGCAGGAGGTCGTCGACGGCGAGGTCGTCGAGATCGTGAACTTCGGGGCGTTCGTCGGGATCGGCCCCATCGACGGCCTGCTCCACGTCTCCCAGATCAGCGACGAGTACCTCGCCTTCGACGAGGAGAACCAGCAGCTCGCTTCCCGAGAGTCGGACCAAACCTTGGGGGTGGGCGACGCGGTCCGCGCCCGGATCGTGACCAAGAGCATCGACGAGCGCAACCCGCGCGACTCGAAGATCGGGCTGACCGCGAAGCAGGTCGGACTGGGCAAACACGGCTGGCTCCGCGAGAAGCGCGCACCCGCGGCGGGTGAGTGA
- a CDS encoding RNA-guided endonuclease InsQ/TnpB family protein, with protein MRTVRTFEASVPNHQQVRDDLDKLGHAASKLWNVGRYYAQGVWDETGEIPDDGELKRELKSHERYTDLHSQSSQRVLEELAEAFNGWFTKRRNGDSHARPPGYRKRGDSHPRSTVSFKAAGFKHDAQYQRVRLSKGRNLKEHRSDFVLCEYETRPDVDLTEWDIQQVRVVHKRGEWRLQFVCRTTIDPDAPGDRTAGVDLGISNIAAVSFGDETLLFPGGWLKESKHYYKRVEYGCEGENGLSHRARNAKRTLKDRRRHFHHVLSKRIVAECVERNVGRLMIGDLGGIRSEDDGSGRDWGRHGNKRLHGWGFDLLTTMLAYKGEAAGIDVVVDSERDTSKTCSVCSYKNGNQRVERGLYHCQQCGRTANADANGAENIRQTLLPNPDAFDRLDRDNGCLAQPAVCSFDATDGQFLPQERARCES; from the coding sequence ATGCGAACCGTCCGAACATTCGAGGCGTCCGTTCCGAACCACCAACAGGTTCGTGACGACCTCGACAAACTCGGGCACGCCGCGTCGAAGCTCTGGAACGTCGGTCGCTACTACGCACAGGGTGTGTGGGACGAAACGGGCGAGATTCCCGATGACGGGGAACTCAAACGCGAACTCAAGAGCCACGAACGCTACACGGATCTTCATTCTCAGTCCAGTCAGCGCGTTCTCGAAGAACTCGCTGAAGCGTTCAACGGCTGGTTCACAAAGCGTCGGAACGGCGATAGTCATGCCCGACCGCCCGGCTACCGCAAACGCGGCGATTCGCACCCACGCTCCACGGTGTCGTTCAAAGCGGCTGGCTTCAAACACGACGCACAGTACCAGCGCGTTCGCCTCTCGAAAGGCCGCAACCTCAAAGAACACCGCTCGGACTTCGTGCTTTGCGAGTACGAAACGCGCCCGGACGTGGATCTAACCGAGTGGGACATCCAGCAGGTTCGGGTCGTCCACAAGCGCGGCGAGTGGCGGCTTCAGTTCGTCTGCCGAACGACGATTGATCCCGACGCGCCGGGCGACCGCACGGCAGGCGTGGACCTCGGAATCAGCAACATCGCTGCCGTGTCGTTCGGTGATGAAACGTTGCTGTTCCCCGGCGGATGGCTCAAAGAGTCCAAGCACTACTACAAGCGCGTCGAGTACGGATGCGAAGGCGAGAACGGTCTTTCACACCGTGCTCGAAACGCGAAGCGCACGCTCAAGGACCGACGCCGTCACTTCCATCACGTCCTCTCAAAACGCATCGTCGCCGAATGCGTTGAGCGTAACGTCGGTCGACTCATGATCGGCGACCTCGGCGGTATCCGTTCCGAAGACGACGGCTCCGGCCGGGACTGGGGCCGTCACGGGAACAAGCGCCTCCACGGGTGGGGCTTCGACCTGCTCACGACGATGCTCGCATACAAGGGCGAAGCCGCCGGTATCGATGTGGTCGTGGACTCCGAACGAGACACATCGAAAACCTGCTCGGTATGCAGTTACAAGAACGGCAACCAGCGTGTCGAACGCGGGCTGTACCACTGCCAGCAGTGTGGTCGGACAGCGAACGCTGACGCGAACGGTGCGGAGAACATCAGACAAACGCTACTCCCGAATCCGGACGCATTTGACCGTCTAGATAGGGATAACGGCTGTTTGGCACAGCCAGCAGTATGTTCGTTCGATGCGACGGATGGTCAGTTCCTTCCACAAGAGCGGGCGCGCTGCGAATCTTAA